A stretch of Gemmatimonas sp. DNA encodes these proteins:
- a CDS encoding PRC-barrel domain-containing protein codes for MQPDRFDDVAGRDASLHGDGRNGTPRLVHLDEMSDLQVADGDPDIRGWDVRTADGEKVGTVKDLVVDTGLMKVRYIEARLNKEALNTSADRHVLIPIGSARLDDDEDDVVLSSSIVDPRTLPPYDRHSLSREYEVSLRERFPQADGTNPATSSSASGLADGHGDEEAFYRDGLYDDQRFFGERRRGRERSNYIGANSNGVIPRRHEAF; via the coding sequence ATGCAGCCCGATCGGTTTGATGACGTGGCGGGACGCGACGCGTCGTTGCACGGCGACGGGCGCAATGGGACTCCCCGCCTCGTGCACCTCGACGAGATGAGCGACCTGCAGGTTGCCGATGGCGATCCCGACATCCGGGGGTGGGATGTGCGCACCGCCGATGGCGAGAAGGTCGGCACGGTGAAGGATCTGGTGGTGGACACCGGGCTGATGAAGGTGCGCTACATCGAGGCGCGTCTCAACAAGGAAGCCTTGAACACTTCCGCCGACCGACACGTGCTCATCCCCATCGGATCGGCGCGGCTCGACGACGACGAAGATGACGTGGTGCTGAGCTCGTCGATCGTCGACCCCCGCACGCTCCCGCCATATGATCGTCACTCGCTGTCGCGCGAGTACGAAGTGTCGTTGCGGGAACGCTTCCCGCAAGCCGATGGCACGAATCCCGCGACATCATCGTCCGCGTCAGGGTTGGCGGATGGGCACGGCGACGAGGAGGCGTTCTATCGCGATGGTCTGTACGACGACCAGCGCTTCTTCGGTGAACGGCGGCGTGGTCGGGAACGCTCGAACTACATCGGCGCGAACAGCAATGGCGTGATCCCGCGCCGCCACGAGGCGTTCTAG
- a CDS encoding ABC transporter permease: MMRTRTETPLGTWRICWQLGVSALATSTTGTATSIALVVTSVACVVGADRAFLSLGQLVQQLADGGNSPAAQLEVTACPKCPAALSSWARLHPQLEQSAVTTVVVSSVGGIAIPRRTVPVRCVPPGQTPAAVSWWSSGARLAWHEQPTLGTSHGAILAGVDLAPRRRGNERAITMETTAGAWAVIGTLPARPLLSQHREENGALLVPWRAPFDRLCRGGTRQWRVVARDTLALTRALAEVGAALRRDLQLRPTDAPPWRVRRLDRFGTLVRGLVDRFSRWLMVVPLVVMVLAGAGIFSVQALESAARIDEFGVRRAVGASRSTLMGQLAVEAMIVSVVGVALATAGLWLAGLLEAGAVALWRAAAQGAGIALLMTTLGMLLPGVSALRAASIAALEGGNP, translated from the coding sequence ATGATGCGCACCCGCACGGAGACACCGCTGGGCACGTGGCGCATCTGCTGGCAGCTGGGCGTGTCCGCGCTGGCGACGTCTACCACGGGCACCGCCACGAGCATCGCGCTGGTGGTCACCAGCGTGGCGTGCGTGGTGGGCGCCGATCGGGCGTTCCTGTCGCTTGGCCAGCTGGTGCAGCAGCTCGCCGATGGTGGCAATTCCCCGGCTGCTCAGCTCGAGGTGACTGCCTGTCCCAAATGCCCGGCCGCGCTCTCGTCATGGGCCAGGTTGCACCCCCAGCTCGAGCAATCTGCCGTGACCACGGTGGTGGTGAGTAGTGTCGGTGGCATCGCGATTCCGCGCCGCACTGTACCCGTGCGCTGTGTCCCTCCGGGTCAGACACCAGCGGCAGTCAGCTGGTGGAGCAGCGGGGCGCGCCTGGCATGGCACGAGCAACCAACCCTCGGCACGAGCCACGGGGCCATACTCGCCGGTGTCGATTTGGCGCCACGCCGTCGCGGCAACGAGCGCGCGATCACGATGGAAACAACCGCGGGTGCGTGGGCCGTGATCGGAACGCTGCCTGCACGGCCGCTCCTGTCGCAGCACCGCGAGGAAAACGGTGCGCTGCTCGTGCCGTGGCGAGCGCCCTTCGATCGCCTGTGCCGAGGCGGCACGCGGCAGTGGCGTGTGGTGGCGCGCGATACACTGGCGCTCACGCGTGCGCTTGCCGAAGTGGGCGCCGCGTTGCGCCGTGATCTGCAGTTGCGCCCCACCGACGCGCCACCATGGCGCGTTCGCCGCCTCGACCGCTTCGGCACCCTGGTGCGTGGGCTCGTTGATCGCTTCTCGCGCTGGCTCATGGTGGTACCGCTGGTGGTCATGGTACTGGCGGGAGCCGGCATCTTCAGCGTGCAGGCGCTCGAGAGCGCGGCCCGCATTGACGAGTTCGGCGTGCGCAGAGCCGTGGGTGCCAGTCGCAGCACGCTGATGGGCCAGCTTGCCGTGGAAGCGATGATCGTGAGTGTGGTGGGGGTGGCGCTGGCGACGGCGGGACTGTGGTTGGCAGGCCTGCTCGAGGCGGGTGCGGTGGCGCTGTGGCGGGCAGCTGCGCAGGGGGCGGGCATCGCGCTGCTCATGACCACGCTGGGGATGTTGCTTCCCGGCGTGAGCGCGCTGCGCGCGGCATCCATTGCGGCGCTGGAAGGCGGGAATCCCTGA
- a CDS encoding cysteine peptidase family C39 domain-containing protein, with translation MHKLQVGGAGARRLLQAAALLLLFTALAAPLVAAPATGTTPAAAPAAARAAVDPLRTTRLVRRLHLRLGGAAVTALPPHELQRAHNDCALTIVARLHRRATHPVPALPAPHTLARQLELGPRGVALEALARTLRQLGWPARVQRARTPLHPPAIALVHPGHYVLLLQQSPATVEYFDPLIGLVQEPRPHFAARWTGNGVQLSTGDN, from the coding sequence ATGCACAAGCTTCAGGTCGGTGGCGCAGGCGCTCGGCGCCTGCTTCAGGCGGCCGCGCTGCTGCTCCTGTTCACGGCGCTCGCGGCACCGCTCGTGGCGGCGCCGGCAACGGGCACGACACCCGCGGCGGCACCTGCGGCGGCACGTGCCGCCGTCGATCCGCTGCGCACCACACGGCTCGTCCGCCGCCTCCACCTGCGCCTCGGCGGCGCTGCCGTGACGGCGCTCCCCCCCCACGAATTGCAGCGCGCGCATAACGACTGCGCGTTGACCATCGTCGCTCGGCTCCACCGCCGGGCCACGCACCCCGTGCCCGCGCTCCCCGCACCGCACACCCTCGCCCGCCAGCTCGAGCTCGGTCCGCGGGGGGTGGCGCTCGAAGCACTCGCCCGCACCCTCCGCCAACTCGGCTGGCCCGCCCGCGTGCAACGGGCACGCACCCCGCTCCACCCCCCGGCCATCGCCCTCGTCCACCCGGGACACTACGTGCTGCTCCTGCAGCAGTCGCCGGCAACGGTGGAGTACTTCGATCCGCTCATTGGCCTGGTCCAGGAACCGCGGCCGCACTTCGCGGCGCGCTGGACCGGCAACGGCGTGCAGTTGTCCACAGGGGACAACTGA
- a CDS encoding ABC transporter permease, giving the protein MRMVGSAEQLLHLWQATDLVRATRRQPWLVAVALLSLAATTAITALVHAGVTGVSAALRRDLAQDVGDVLQLQPATAAAPCPLSVRRCTERGAAPVLRGVRTLRTLAATLPVSSHALVREGSALLHRPTSRQRVGLVGTGRALFGLQSSRAVSGRVWSAHEERSARRVGVIGRTLVDSLFGGRPPARVRLGSVTIGIIGVVRSGPVAPIDLDHVFVVPPSVFRDLTGPAAGAYSLLARGSDHGEAVTARAGLLRLRHQSPRRFASVTASTAQERLGDVAKLEDALRYGARALSFVLALASVVAVAALSASIARAHRRDVGILRALGATRLLVVTQGALIGGVLGSVGAGAGWLLAAPAMQLLPWWFDFAVLSPATVVTSLLRGAAPALSVAVIVSTLLFARLARQPPAALL; this is encoded by the coding sequence ATGCGCATGGTGGGCTCGGCCGAGCAGCTGCTGCACCTGTGGCAGGCCACCGATCTCGTACGCGCCACCCGTCGGCAACCATGGCTCGTGGCCGTGGCACTGCTCTCACTGGCGGCCACCACGGCGATCACCGCCCTGGTGCATGCGGGCGTAACGGGGGTGTCGGCTGCCTTGCGGCGCGACTTGGCGCAGGACGTTGGCGATGTCCTGCAACTGCAGCCCGCAACCGCCGCCGCCCCCTGCCCGCTCTCCGTGCGCCGCTGTACCGAGCGCGGCGCCGCACCGGTGCTGCGCGGCGTACGGACACTGCGCACGCTGGCCGCCACGCTTCCGGTGTCGTCGCACGCGTTGGTCCGTGAGGGGTCGGCGCTGCTGCACCGCCCGACCAGCCGCCAACGTGTCGGTCTGGTGGGCACCGGCAGGGCGCTCTTCGGGCTGCAATCCAGCCGCGCGGTGAGCGGCCGCGTGTGGTCGGCCCACGAGGAACGCAGCGCCCGTCGCGTCGGTGTCATCGGGCGCACACTGGTCGACTCACTCTTCGGCGGCCGTCCCCCCGCTCGCGTGCGCCTGGGCTCGGTCACCATCGGCATCATCGGTGTCGTGCGGTCGGGACCCGTGGCACCCATCGATCTCGATCACGTCTTCGTTGTGCCACCGTCGGTGTTCCGCGATCTGACGGGCCCGGCGGCAGGCGCATACAGTTTGCTTGCACGGGGGAGCGACCACGGCGAGGCGGTGACGGCACGCGCCGGGTTGCTGCGCCTCCGCCACCAGTCGCCTCGCCGCTTCGCCAGCGTCACGGCGTCCACGGCACAGGAGCGGCTGGGTGATGTCGCGAAGCTCGAGGACGCACTGCGCTATGGCGCGCGCGCACTGTCGTTCGTGTTGGCGCTGGCGTCGGTGGTGGCGGTGGCAGCGCTGAGTGCCTCCATTGCGCGCGCGCATCGCCGCGATGTGGGCATTCTGCGCGCGTTGGGGGCGACGCGCCTGCTCGTGGTGACCCAGGGCGCGCTCATCGGTGGGGTGCTCGGGAGCGTCGGCGCCGGAGCGGGCTGGCTTCTGGCCGCGCCGGCCATGCAGCTGCTCCCCTGGTGGTTCGACTTCGCGGTACTCTCGCCGGCTACCGTCGTGACCTCACTGCTCCGGGGAGCGGCCCCGGCACTCTCGGTGGCAGTGATCGTCAGCACCCTGCTCTTCGCACGGCTTGCCCGTCAGCCCCCGGCCGCCTTGCTGTAG
- a CDS encoding MBL fold metallo-hydrolase: protein MHIEFSGAAREVTGSCHILRVGSGRTQRTVLLDCGLFQGRRSESRAKNTKLPVPVDEIDAIVLSHAHIDHAGRLPYLVAQGYKGTIWATAATRDLCAIMLADSAHIQEKDAEYLAKHRDEFIEPLYRVEDATRTVESMIGMPYKKWFEVTDGVRAMFTEAGHILGSASVVVELREGDALRRVVFSGDIGRNGLAIIRDPEPPQVGADVIICESTYGNRDHESVDGARAQLARVVRDTAARGGRVLIPAFAVGRTQELVYDLHALRRGGQIPDIPIFIDSPLATDATAVFAMHPEAYDHNEELVRRAPNLFDFPMVKFTRDVSESKKLNSMHGPMIVIAASGMAESGRILHHLRYGASDPRNTILVVGFMAEHTLGRRIVERRPVLRIFGEEVPLAATVEVLLGYSAHGDRGELHHWLQSVREHGRKEGRARPVVYLVHGEAEAQDAFAERLRADDFHVEVPSAGTTVAIAP from the coding sequence ATGCACATCGAATTCTCCGGTGCGGCCCGCGAAGTCACCGGCTCCTGCCACATCCTGCGGGTGGGCAGCGGCCGCACACAGCGCACGGTGCTGCTCGACTGCGGCCTCTTCCAGGGCAGGCGCAGCGAGTCACGCGCCAAGAACACGAAGCTGCCGGTACCGGTCGACGAGATCGACGCCATCGTGCTGAGCCACGCGCACATCGACCACGCCGGCCGTCTGCCGTACCTGGTCGCACAGGGCTACAAGGGCACCATCTGGGCCACCGCCGCCACGCGCGACCTGTGCGCGATCATGCTCGCCGACTCGGCGCATATCCAGGAGAAGGACGCCGAGTATCTGGCGAAGCACCGCGACGAGTTCATCGAACCGCTCTACCGGGTGGAGGATGCGACCCGGACCGTCGAGAGCATGATCGGCATGCCGTACAAGAAGTGGTTCGAGGTCACCGACGGCGTGCGGGCCATGTTCACCGAAGCGGGGCACATTCTGGGGAGCGCGTCGGTCGTGGTGGAACTGCGTGAGGGCGACGCGTTGCGGCGGGTCGTGTTCTCCGGCGACATCGGGCGCAATGGGCTGGCCATCATTCGTGATCCTGAGCCCCCGCAAGTGGGCGCCGACGTTATCATCTGCGAAAGTACCTACGGCAATCGCGATCACGAGTCGGTCGACGGCGCGCGGGCGCAGCTGGCGCGGGTGGTGCGGGACACCGCCGCCCGTGGCGGGCGGGTGCTTATCCCCGCCTTCGCCGTGGGACGCACGCAGGAGCTGGTCTACGACCTCCACGCGCTGCGTCGCGGCGGGCAGATTCCGGATATTCCCATCTTCATCGACTCACCGCTGGCCACGGATGCCACCGCGGTGTTCGCCATGCACCCGGAAGCGTACGATCACAACGAGGAGCTGGTACGCCGTGCGCCCAACCTCTTCGACTTCCCCATGGTGAAGTTCACGCGCGACGTGAGTGAGTCGAAGAAACTGAACAGCATGCATGGTCCCATGATCGTCATCGCCGCCTCGGGGATGGCCGAGTCGGGGCGCATCCTGCACCACCTGCGCTACGGGGCCAGCGATCCGCGCAACACCATTCTCGTGGTGGGGTTCATGGCGGAGCATACGTTGGGGCGTCGCATCGTGGAGCGGCGGCCGGTGCTGCGCATCTTCGGTGAGGAGGTCCCGCTGGCGGCAACGGTGGAGGTGCTGCTGGGCTACAGCGCGCACGGAGACCGTGGGGAGCTGCACCACTGGTTGCAGAGTGTGCGGGAACACGGACGAAAGGAGGGGCGGGCGCGTCCAGTCGTGTATCTGGTCCATGGCGAAGCGGAGGCACAGGACGCATTCGCCGAGCGACTGCGTGCCGACGACTTCCACGTGGAGGTTCCCTCTGCCGGCACCACGGTCGCGATCGCGCCGTGA
- a CDS encoding ATP-binding cassette domain-containing protein, protein MLVVDRAVAQYPRFTLGPVTLTLQPGDRVALLGRNGTGKSTLLALMAGLRQPDHGTVSAVPGGDDRQLTLRRDVAYVGAALQALPWHSVQEHFRFMAQMYEGWNTDRALALAHELALDVGATTGTLSRGNTVKLNLATAWGRQADVLLLDEPTAGLDPIARTDLLRELRRTIHAFPNAIVVYATHLLDELHEIDPTRLLVLRDGMVHSHDGAAMAQLDVAALTALLTDTPRRSTPEVA, encoded by the coding sequence ATGCTGGTTGTCGACCGCGCCGTCGCACAGTACCCGCGTTTCACCCTCGGTCCAGTCACCCTCACCCTGCAGCCAGGTGATCGGGTCGCCCTGCTGGGCCGCAACGGCACCGGCAAGAGCACCCTGCTGGCACTCATGGCCGGGCTGCGACAGCCCGACCACGGGACCGTGTCCGCCGTTCCCGGCGGTGACGATCGTCAACTCACACTGCGCCGAGATGTCGCGTATGTGGGCGCTGCCTTGCAGGCGCTGCCCTGGCACTCTGTCCAGGAACACTTCCGCTTCATGGCGCAGATGTACGAGGGCTGGAACACCGACCGCGCACTGGCCCTCGCGCATGAACTCGCGCTCGATGTGGGGGCCACCACCGGCACGCTGTCGCGCGGCAATACCGTGAAGCTCAACCTCGCGACCGCATGGGGGCGACAGGCCGACGTCCTGCTGCTCGACGAGCCAACCGCTGGCCTCGATCCCATCGCCCGCACCGACCTGCTGCGCGAGCTGCGCCGAACCATCCACGCGTTCCCCAACGCGATCGTCGTCTACGCTACCCATCTGCTCGACGAGCTGCACGAGATCGACCCCACTCGACTGCTCGTCCTGCGCGACGGGATGGTGCACAGCCACGACGGTGCGGCGATGGCGCAGTTGGACGTGGCGGCCCTCACGGCGCTGCTCACCGATACGCCACGGCGTAGCACCCCGGAGGTGGCATGA
- a CDS encoding metalloregulator ArsR/SmtB family transcription factor, with protein MANSGRLYRLEAANVNHAEDVMGRLALPDEIIPLLAERFKALAEPARLQLLRALMTREHTVNELVLSTQLSQANVSKHLQLLHTLGFVRRRKHGLFVHYAIADRQVAKLCDLMCARVLAETPRSRNGG; from the coding sequence ATGGCCAACAGTGGCCGGCTGTACCGCCTTGAGGCGGCCAATGTGAATCACGCCGAGGATGTGATGGGTCGGCTTGCACTACCTGATGAAATCATTCCTTTGCTGGCCGAACGCTTCAAGGCACTCGCGGAACCGGCCCGACTGCAGCTCCTGCGCGCGCTCATGACGCGGGAGCACACCGTGAACGAGCTGGTCCTGTCCACACAGCTCAGCCAGGCCAATGTCTCCAAGCACCTGCAGCTGCTGCACACGCTCGGGTTCGTACGCCGGCGCAAGCACGGGCTGTTCGTGCACTACGCGATTGCCGACCGCCAGGTGGCGAAGCTGTGCGACCTGATGTGTGCCCGGGTGCTTGCCGAAACACCGCGCTCTCGGAACGGCGGGTAG